In one window of Burkholderia multivorans ATCC BAA-247 DNA:
- a CDS encoding HipA domain-containing protein, producing the protein MTERALIAAIGAEPIGTLHENRNLWAFEYAPSWLAHPARFSLSPHLPLQADMLRDGATTRPVQWYFDNLLPEEAVRALLARDAGLPDIGDAFALLEHYGRESAGSVTLRLPDDAADDDTTLRPLDAAALDARIRALPAVPLTHDAPKKMSLAGAQHKLPVVLRDGRLFEPSGQAVSTHILKPNHPHAHDYPHSVVNEWFVMTLARRVGLDVPDVERRYVPAPVYVIRRFDRVDTDAGVERRHAIDGCQVLNLPATMKYTGWSLDALAALANACRAPAPVRLRIFRWLVFCVIVGNGDSHLKNLSFIVGDSGLTLAPHYDLLCDSVYETAAYSARGRWPDLTEFTRPVAGVQRYADFTRDVLERAGAALGLTRATAQRHLDTLVAQIPAHADALLAEVARDNDAMRDARPELTATLGGEMHLLRAIRHIVIQEMVERLRPR; encoded by the coding sequence ATGACTGAACGCGCGCTGATTGCGGCGATCGGCGCCGAGCCGATCGGCACGCTGCACGAAAACCGCAACCTGTGGGCGTTCGAATACGCGCCGTCGTGGCTCGCGCATCCGGCGCGCTTCTCACTGAGTCCGCACCTGCCGCTGCAGGCCGACATGCTGCGCGACGGCGCGACGACGCGTCCCGTTCAGTGGTACTTCGACAATCTGCTGCCCGAGGAGGCCGTGCGTGCGCTGCTTGCGCGCGACGCGGGGCTGCCCGACATCGGCGATGCGTTCGCACTGCTCGAGCATTACGGGCGCGAATCGGCCGGCTCGGTCACGCTGCGCCTGCCCGACGACGCGGCGGACGACGACACGACGCTGCGCCCGCTCGATGCGGCCGCGCTCGACGCGCGCATCCGCGCGCTACCTGCCGTGCCGCTCACGCACGACGCGCCGAAGAAGATGTCGCTCGCCGGCGCGCAGCACAAGCTGCCGGTCGTGCTGCGCGACGGCCGTCTGTTCGAGCCGAGCGGGCAGGCCGTCTCGACGCATATCCTGAAGCCCAATCATCCGCACGCGCACGACTATCCGCATTCGGTCGTCAACGAATGGTTCGTGATGACGCTCGCGCGCCGCGTCGGCCTCGACGTGCCCGACGTCGAGCGCCGCTACGTGCCTGCGCCGGTCTACGTGATCCGTCGTTTCGATCGCGTCGACACCGACGCGGGCGTCGAACGGCGCCACGCGATCGACGGCTGCCAGGTGCTGAACCTGCCCGCGACGATGAAGTACACGGGCTGGTCGCTCGACGCGCTGGCCGCACTCGCGAACGCGTGCCGCGCGCCGGCGCCGGTGCGGCTGCGGATCTTTCGCTGGCTCGTGTTCTGCGTGATCGTCGGCAACGGCGATTCGCATCTGAAGAATCTCAGCTTCATCGTCGGCGACAGCGGGCTCACACTCGCACCGCACTACGATCTGCTGTGCGACAGCGTCTACGAAACCGCCGCGTACAGTGCGCGCGGCCGCTGGCCCGATCTGACGGAATTCACACGGCCGGTCGCGGGCGTGCAGCGCTATGCGGATTTCACGCGCGACGTGCTCGAACGGGCCGGCGCGGCGCTCGGCCTCACGCGCGCGACCGCGCAGCGCCATCTCGACACGCTCGTCGCGCAGATACCGGCGCACGCGGACGCGCTGCTCGCCGAGGTCGCGCGCGACAACGATGCGATGCGCGATGCGCGCCCCGAGCTGACCGCGACGCTCGGCGGCGAGATGCATCTGCTGCGCGCGATCCGGCACATCGTGATACAGGAGATGGTCGAGCGGCTGCGGCCGCGCTGA
- a CDS encoding helix-turn-helix domain-containing protein — translation MRYTIEQASDIGGVIRAARKAQQLRQDDAAGSVGVSESFMVKAERGADTVQWGKVFQILQGLGVQVVVDLPDVSGELLERQSARAAQRAEIRARRAAERLLLRADAAAPASDRRAGERTTDARVLAAARLVLAAGTAPRSARSGKRADAGASRALDIAHRVLAEAGEAPPPAARTNDGEASHD, via the coding sequence ATGCGTTACACGATCGAACAGGCGTCCGACATCGGCGGCGTGATCCGCGCCGCACGCAAGGCGCAGCAGTTGCGCCAGGACGACGCGGCCGGCAGCGTCGGCGTCAGCGAGTCGTTCATGGTGAAGGCCGAGCGCGGCGCGGACACCGTCCAGTGGGGCAAGGTCTTCCAGATCCTGCAAGGGCTCGGCGTGCAGGTCGTGGTCGACCTGCCGGACGTCAGCGGTGAGCTGCTCGAACGCCAGTCCGCGCGCGCCGCGCAGCGCGCCGAGATCCGCGCGCGGCGCGCGGCCGAGCGTCTGCTGCTGCGCGCCGACGCGGCCGCGCCGGCGTCCGACCGGCGTGCGGGCGAACGCACGACGGATGCGCGCGTGCTCGCGGCCGCGCGGCTCGTGCTCGCGGCCGGCACCGCGCCGCGCAGCGCACGCTCGGGCAAGCGCGCCGACGCCGGCGCGTCGCGCGCGCTCGACATCGCGCACCGCGTGCTCGCCGAGGCCGGCGAAGCGCCGCCGCCCGCCGCGCGCACGAACGACGGCGAGGCCTCGCATGACTGA